The following are from one region of the Candidatus Microthrix parvicella Bio17-1 genome:
- a CDS encoding transposase — MSDREAVGAFQFDARWKYACGGLDFDYPGFERTVLASMRSRLARSADPDRIFNVTVDVARSAGLVGRRRVMDSAPIYDAVATQDTVTMIRAAIRGLLKVADPVLGGELRAVLERDDDYTGPGKPDCDWEDPDARVVLVDQLAADGHACLGVLDGRDLPGPVARAGELLATVLGQDLETDETGRFVIARKVAKDRVISTVDPDARHGHKTAARNFDGYNGHIAEDPDSEIITNTIVTPGNVGDAAVAKDLIADILPTTDTDTDTDTDTDTDTDTDPADADGTTTDTDTADADGTADADADGTATGEDEEVPIVYGDSAYGTGEFQQALEDAGVESKCRTQKPVNKKGRFPKSKFNIDLDADTVSCPSGVTVSIRRSKDRTQGAAAFGDVCAECPLRKSCTESQSGRTISIGPFEAVLADARERQAA, encoded by the coding sequence ATGTCGGACCGCGAAGCGGTCGGCGCGTTCCAGTTCGATGCCCGCTGGAAATACGCGTGCGGCGGCCTCGATTTTGACTATCCGGGTTTCGAACGAACGGTGTTGGCCAGCATGCGTTCCCGGCTGGCCCGCTCGGCCGACCCGGACCGGATCTTCAACGTCACCGTCGATGTGGCACGTTCTGCCGGGCTGGTCGGCCGACGTCGGGTGATGGACTCCGCGCCGATCTATGACGCGGTCGCGACCCAGGACACCGTGACGATGATCCGCGCCGCGATCCGGGGGCTTCTCAAGGTCGCCGACCCTGTGCTGGGCGGCGAGTTGCGGGCTGTTCTTGAGCGCGACGATGACTACACCGGGCCGGGGAAACCCGACTGTGACTGGGAAGACCCCGACGCCCGGGTGGTGTTGGTCGACCAGCTCGCCGCCGATGGTCACGCCTGCTTGGGTGTGTTGGACGGCCGGGACCTTCCCGGGCCGGTTGCCCGGGCGGGCGAGTTGTTGGCGACGGTCCTGGGCCAGGACCTCGAGACCGATGAGACCGGCAGGTTTGTGATCGCCCGGAAAGTTGCGAAGGACCGGGTGATCTCCACGGTTGACCCCGACGCGAGGCATGGTCACAAGACCGCAGCCCGGAACTTTGACGGCTACAACGGCCACATCGCAGAAGACCCCGACTCGGAGATCATCACCAACACGATCGTCACCCCAGGCAACGTTGGTGATGCTGCGGTCGCCAAAGACCTCATCGCCGACATCCTCCCCACCACCGACACCGACACCGACACCGACACCGACACCGACACCGACACCGACACCGACCCCGCCGACGCAGACGGCACCACCACCGACACCGACACCGCCGACGCAGACGGCACAGCCGACGCCGATGCAGACGGCACCGCCACCGGTGAGGACGAGGAGGTGCCGATCGTTTACGGGGACTCCGCCTATGGGACCGGTGAGTTCCAACAAGCCCTCGAAGATGCCGGTGTGGAGTCGAAGTGTCGGACCCAGAAACCGGTCAACAAGAAAGGCCGGTTCCCGAAGTCGAAGTTCAACATCGATCTCGATGCCGACACGGTGAGCTGCCCGTCCGGGGTGACCGTGTCGATCCGTCGCAGCAAAGACCGAACCCAAGGAGCAGCAGCGTTCGGTGACGTATGTGCCGAGTGTCCGCTCCGCAAGTCGTGCACCGAATCACAGTCGGGACGGACGATCAGTATCGGACCGTTCGAAGCTGTCCTGGCCGACGCCAGGGAACGCCAAGCCGCTTAG